CCACAACTTGAGATTTGAGGGTGGTAATTTCCCCAGATAACTCTTGTCTGCTGGAGGCTTTGAGTAAATAGCGATAGACAAACCACACAGAATAACCAATCCCAATTAATTCAAAGGTAGGTGCTACCAAAGGAACATCATTCAGAGCATCTAATACAGCCAATAGTACCTTAACTGTGACTACTGCTGTCACAACTAAGCCAATACTAACGATAGGCTGCTGATATTGACCAAATACTTTACCTACATAGTCTGGTAATGTACCCAAAAAACCAGAAATTTGTTGTCCATATTTCAGCCATTGTTCTTGAGACTGCACAGGGGGCTGAAGTTTGGTCATATTCCCGGGTTGGGTGTTAATTTCGGGGATGATTGTTTCTTTTGCGGGGGTTTCTTGAAATTCTGGTTCTTGCATTTTCGCTTCCATAATTTTGAAAGTTGAGTTTCTTACTTAGATATTTACAACCAAAAGGCTGTTAAATGACACATCTATCACTAACAAGAGTGAGAGATTAGAGATTATTGGTTTATCTTACATCTAGACTTCTTCTCAAGTATGACAAAACTTGACGCGAAACCTAGTAACATAAGTTGCTATAGCACTCTTATTTGATTTTGGAAATATCTGTAGGGTGGACAATGCCCACAAAATGAGGGTTTTGGTGGGCATTGCCCACCCTACGTACAGTCCAGAAATCAATGAGAATTTTTATAGTTAGGGAACCAGTCAGGATAAAACTAAATAGCCTGACACCTGATCAAATTTCCGCAAAATTTAGGAATTTAAGTAAATTTTTATTGTTTGCCCCGTTACAGCACTTCCTGATGTTATGAGGTACAGTTTTTATTGCCAAACCCGTAGGGGCGCAGGGCCTGCGCCCTCCATTGTATTTCATTAGAGCGAGAATTGCTGTATGCTGCTTTCGTTTTATTCTTTGTACTGAGTTTGATACTGACCACAAGTATCAACTTAACATAAAACCTACATCCCGCAAGGAACTCAAGTTCCTTGCTAATAGCCAAAGTCATCTGAAGATGACTAAACACTGGAAAAATTCCTTAGTCCACAAAGCGTGGACTTGAGCTATTAGACAGGGAATTTATTCCCTGACGGGTGTGGAAGCCAACAGATAAGCCATTTTTGACACTCTCACTGTCTTTAGACACTGAGATTCTTTAATCAATGAGCCGACTTGTTTAAGCAGGATTACTCCAACAAAAATAGAGGTCAATTCTCCTAAAGCGTTAATT
The window above is part of the Dolichospermum sp. DET69 genome. Proteins encoded here:
- a CDS encoding CAAD domain-containing protein — protein: MQEPEFQETPAKETIIPEINTQPGNMTKLQPPVQSQEQWLKYGQQISGFLGTLPDYVGKVFGQYQQPIVSIGLVVTAVVTVKVLLAVLDALNDVPLVAPTFELIGIGYSVWFVYRYLLKASSRQELSGEITTLKSQVVGKDTSKS